The Paenibacillus dendritiformis region GCTGCGGTCGACAGCTTTCTGAGCGACCAATCGGTCAGCTCCGCTTCGTCCTCGCTCGAGAGCGTACGCTCGTGGGAGCGGGCTCTGAAGGAGAACCCGGGCGCCAACCTGGCCATTATCTCGGTACCGGGCCAATACGCGGCGGGGGAAGCGGAAAAAGCGCTCGATTATGGCCTGCATGCGTTCATTTTCAGTGACAATGTGTCTGTGGAGGAAGAACTGAAGCTGAAGCAGAAGGCGCATGAAAAAGGACTGCTCGTCATGGGTCCGGATTGCGGCACGGGGATCTTGTCGGGGGTTCCGCTCGCCTTCGCGAACCGCGTCAAGGCAGGCAATATCGGCGTCGTCGGCGCCTCGGGCACAGGCATCCAAGAGGTGACGACGCTCATCGACCGCATGGGCGGCGGGATCAGCCATGCGATCGGTACTGGCGGGCGCGACCTCTCGGAGTCGGTCGGAGCGATTACGATGCTGGACGGCATCCGCGGACTGGAGCATAACGACCAGACCGAGGTGATCGTCATCGTGTCCAAGCCACCGGCGAAGGCGGTGCGCGATCAGGTGGTCCGCCAGCTGCAAGGGATGTCGAAGCCGGCGGTTACCCTGTTCCTCGGAGAGAAGCCGTCCGCACATGAAGGCAATGTCTATCAAGCCTATACCTTGGAAGAAGCAGCCAGAATTGCCGTCGACCTGGCCAAAGGCGCCGATGTGCAGCCGCTGTACAGCGTGCCGCTCGACGTGCCGAAGATGGATTTGCAGCCGGGGCAGACCTCGATTCAAGGCCTGTATGCCGGCGGTACCCTGGCCGCTGAAGCAGCGATGCTCATCGCGGATGCGCTTCAATTGAAAGACGGCCTGATTCATGAAGACGGTTACGTCCTCAAATCGAACGGTCATGCGATTGTCGATTTGGGCGATGACATGTATACGCAGGGCAAGCCGCATCCGATGATCGATCCGGCTACCCGGGTTCAGTATATCGAGAAGGCGGCCCAAGATCCGGCGACAGCGGTCATTCTGTTCGACGTCGTGCTTGGATACGGCAGCCATGATGATATGGCGAGCGTGCTGGCGCCGGTGATCGAAAGAGCGATTGCGAAGGCGAAGGCGGAAGGGCGCAACCTCTACTTTGTGGGTGTCCTGTGCGGCACGCAGCAGGATCCGCAGTCTTATGCGGAGCAGAAGCGCAAGTTCGAAGAAGCGGGCGTGCTGGTGAAGGAGAGCAATAATCAAGCGGTGCGCACGGTTCTGGCGATGATGAACCTCAGCCTGGAGGACGCGCCGAAGACGCACCGTCCGGCGGCAGCGGTCATGCCGGAAGAGACCTCCGCGTCCGCGCCTGTCGCGGCGCTGCTTGGCGGGAAGCCTTCCGTCATCAATGTGGGGCTGCAGAAGTTCACGCAAGCCATTCTTGCAAGCGGCGCCACGGCAATTCAATACGATTGGCGGCCGGTTGCGGGCGGCAGCGTGAAGATGCAGCGCGTATTGAAGCTACTGAACGAGTACCGGTTTACGAATTAGTATCCGGTGTCGCTTTTCCCGTGGACGATGAATCCACTCCTGTGAACCGCGTCCATGACGAACCATCGACGCCGCAGACGAACAGCTGGGAGGGAATTACAAATGAAATTTAATACTATTGATGAAGCCAACCAGGCGGTAATTGACAAGATTTCCGGCGGCACGCCGTTCCTCGTCGATGCCGTGCCGGCTCACACCGTTATTCCGGAACTGGAAGGCAAGACGCTGCTGCATGCAGGTCCGCCGATCGCCTACCAAGACATGACGGGACCGATGCAAGGCTCATGCGTAGGCGCCGCGTTATTCGAGGGCTGGGCGAAGGACGAGGCTGAGGCCCGCGCCATGCTGGAACGGGGCGACATCCGCTTCATGCCGTGCCACCATGTGAAGGCCGTCGGACCGATGGGAGGCATCACGTCCGGCAATATGCCGGTATTCGTCGTCAAGAACCGCTCCGAAGGCAATGAAGCGTACTGCATTATGAATGAAGGCATCGGCAAGGTGCTTCGCTTCGGCGCTTATTCGGAAGAGGTCATCACGCGCCTGAGATGGATGAGGGACGTGCTCGGCCCGACGCTGTCCCGCGCGTTGAAGGCGACGGAGGAAGGTCTGAATCTGAATGTCATGATCGCGAAGGCGATTACGATGGGGGACGAATTCCATCAGCGCAACATCGCCGCTTCGCTTGTCTTTTTGAAGGAAATCAGCCCTTATATCGTTAGTTTGGATATGGATAAGCAAGAGATGCAGAGCGTCATTAAATTTTTGGCGGATACGGATCAGTTCTTCTTGAACATCATGATGGCGGCGTCCAAGGCTGTCATGGACGGTGCGCGCACGATCGAAGCCGGCACGGTGGTCACTGCGATGTGCCGTAATGGACGCGACTTCGGCATCCGCATCAGCGGCATGGGCGACGAATGGTTCACCGCGCCGGTGAACACGCCGCAGGGACTGTTCTTCACGGGCTACTCGCAAGAGGATGCCAACCCGGACATCGGCGACAGCGCGATTACGGAGACGTTCGGCGTCGGGGGGATGGCGATGATTGCCGCTCCGGGCGTAACTCGCTTCGTCGGGGCCGGCGGATTCCACGATGCGCTGGCGACGAGCAACGAGATGGTCGAGATCTCGATCGACCAAAATCCGAACTTCACGGTTCCAACCTGGAACTTCCGCGGCATTTGCCTCGGCATCGATGCGAGAAAGGTCGTAGAAACGGGAATTACGCCTGTAATTAATACCGGGATCGCCCATAAGGAGCCAGGTGTGGGACAGATCGGCGCAGGCACGGTCCGTCCGCCTGTCGAATGCTTCGAGAAGGCGCTGGAAGCGTATGCAGCCAAGCTCGGACTTCTGTAACACGCCGCAGCATACGCATTGTCTCAAGGGAGAGGAGATGGACGCCCAGCTTGGGGCGCTCCTCGCCCAGAGGCCGAAGGGCCGCGTCCACAGCATCTTCGAGAACGGCATCAACCTGGCGATGGGAGACTCGTTGATTTTTGTCGGCACGACGAAGAACGGCAGGCTTCCGTTCGGCATCCATATGGGGCAGGACAGCGTCAGCAGGCTGCGCCGCCATGTCCGGCTCGATGACACCGTCGTGGCTGAAGGGGCGGACACGATTCGCTTTCTCCATCCAGACGGTCCGCTGACGCTTGATCTGGCGCAGGCCGTCCCATTCCAGTATGAGATCCGATCGGATCGGTATCACTGTTTTCGTGATTTATTTCACGTAAACGAATTTATGAAAACCTGCCTCGCCTGGGGCGTGCCGACCGGACTCGATGTGGAATGGGACCGCTTTCTCGCGAATGAATACCGGCCGGATGAACCGCAGTACGCTGTGGTGCGGCAGGCGGAGCAGCTGCTTGACGGCCTGTTGTCCGGCGAGGTTCAAGCGGTCGAGGCGCCTTTGCGCTATTTTCTTGGGCGAGGGCCGGGACTGACGCCGTCGGGAGATGACTTTCTCGTCGGCGTGCTGGCCGTTCATAAGCTAACCGGCGCCTTTCATCCCGCGTGTGTGGCCAGCTTGCGTCATATGGTGGAGAGAGAAGCCATCACGACGGACGTCAGCAGAGCCTATTTGCTTCATGCGCTGCAAGGCCGCTTCAGCGACAAGGTCACCCGGGTGATGAACGCGATGGTAAGGGAAGATATGAAAGATATAGAAAACGCAGCTCCGCTCAATGCCAATCTTGAGCAGATGCTTCAGACCGGACACAGCTCCGGGATCGATACGGCATTCGGGATCGCCAGTGCCATCATGGCCCTTAGGAGGTAGGAAAGAACATGTCAAAACGAGTTGTGATCGCATTTGGGGGCAACGCCATCTTGCAGCCTCATCAAGCTGCAACCTATGAGAACCAGCTTGCCAATGTGCGCAGCAGCAGCAAGAAGATTGCCGATATCGTGGAAGCGGGCTACGAAGTCATCATTACGCACGGCAACGGCCCGCAGGTGGGATTGATTTTGCAGCAAAATGAAGAAGCGAAAGAGGTTGTTCCACCATTTCCATTGGACGTGTGCAGTGCGGAGTCTCAGGGCTTCATCGGATACATGATTGATCAATGCTTGAAAAACGAGCTGCGCAAGCGGGGGTTGCCGCAGCAGGTCGTCAGTGTGCTTACCCAGACGAGAGTATCACCGGAGGATGAAGCGTTCCTTCATCCAACGAAGCCGATCGGCGTCTTCTACACCGAGGAAGAAGCGAAGCGGCTGATGCAGGACAAAGGCTGGAACATGCAGGAAGATGCAGGCCGGGGGTGGAGACGCGTCGTGCCTTCGCCGCAGCCGCAATCGATTGTGGAGGCGGATACGATTATGAAGCTCGTCGCAAGCGGTGCCATTGTCATTGGCGCCGGCGGCGGAGGCATTCCGGTCGTGCAAGCCGAGGACGGCACGATTGCCGGGGTCGAAGCGGTGATTGACAAGGATCGCAGCGGTCTCAAATTGGCCCAGGAAGCGAACGCCGATATTTTTATGATGGTCACCGATGTGAAAAATGTCTATATTCATTACGGCAAGCCGGAGCAGAAGGCGCTGGGGCATATCACTACGGAAGAAGCCAAGCAATATGTCCGGGAAGGGCATTTCTCCAGCGGCAGCATGGGGCCGAAGATGGAGGCCGCCCTGGCATTTGCGGAACTTGGCAAGCACGCTATCATTTGCTCGCTTGACGATGCCGCTCTGGCTCTTCAAGGAACAACCGGAACGCATATTTCCTAATATAGTACAGGCAACCGACAGGCTGCGCAAAGCGGAAGAAGACCGCTTGCGCAGCCTTTTTCTTCGATACAAGCCTTGCATCACCGCTCATCCCGCTGAATATAGTGGAAGTGGCAGCATAAATTTTTCCTTACAAGTTTTTTACAATCCGATCATCGTCTGTTAACAATACGCCCGTACATTGAATAGGTGCGGCAAAAAAGGGGGGAAACGTCCCGCGCATGCATGCAGAATCCGGCCCGCCGGCCGGGAAGAATCAACGAACAGTCCGGGGGACTGCACGAAAAGGAGCTTGATTACGAAATGGATATGAAATCATGGCTGCGGCCGCTGCTGGCCGGCGCGCTCGCTATCAGCCTGACAGCGTGCTCCGGCGGAGAAGGAGCAGGGACCACGGCGGATGTAAAGGAGCCGCCTGCCGGCTTGAAGGAAGACACGACGCCGGTGACCATTCAATACTGGCATGCTCATGCCGAAGCCCAGATCGAAGGCTTGAATGCGCAGATAACGGCGTTTCAGAAGAAATATCCGCATATTACGGTCGAACCCGTCTATCAGGGAGGATATGGGGATCTACATAAAAAATTGCAGGCGGCGGTCGCGGCCAATGACGTGCCGGACGTGACCAACGTGGAGGTCGCTTCGCTTCCGAACTTCGCCGAGGGCGGCGTGTTCGCCGATCTGACGCCATGGATCGAGCGTGACAAGGTGGAGCTGGACGACTTCGCTTCCGGGATGCTGAAGGCGTATGCCTACCAAGGGAAGCAGTACGGCTTCCCGCTTATCGTCAGCACGAGCGTATTCATCTATAACAAGACGCTGCTAGATGAGCTGGGCGTGGAGCCGCCGCAGACATGGGGCGAGATCGACGCCTTCAACGCGAAGGTCGCCAAGCGGGACAACGGCAAGACCACTCGTTATGCCTTCTCGGTGCCGGGCTGGGATACCTGGTATTATGATCCGTGGCTGATCAACGGCGGCGGCCGCATCCTGTCCGAAGACGGAAGCGAAGCCGCGGTGCAGACGCCGGAATCGCTCCGGTATGTGGAGAATTTCCACCGTTGGCTGAAGGAAGGCGTCATCCATATGGGCTACGGCAAAGGCGCCTCCGACAATATGCGCCAGATGTTCCTCGGCGGTGAGATCGCCATGGTGCAGCATACGTCGGCCATGCTGAAGATGTACCGCGAGAATGCCGGCTTCGAGGTCGGGGTGTCCTTCCTGACGGGAGATCAGGTGCGCACCTCGAATATCGGGGGCGCCGGCATCGTCATGATGGACGGCATCAAGGATGACAAGAAGAGGGAAGCCGCCTGGAAATTCATTCAGTTCATGACATCGGCCGAACAAAATATTGCTTGGGCGGAATCGGTCGGATATTTGCCGACGCGGAAGTCGGCCATCGCCTCGGAGGAAGGACAAGCTTACTTTTCCAGATGGCCGCAGTACAAAGCGGTGTTCGATCATTTCGATAATGTGACCCCGCGCCTGCAGCATCCCGCTTATCCGGAATTCAGCGAGGTGTACAAAGAAGTGATCGGCGAAATGATTTTGAACGGGGCGGATCCGGTGCCAATGATGAAGGATGCCGCAGCCAAAATCAATGACATCCTGGCGGAGCATGAGTGATGGGCATGCGGGATGAGACGTTCACCCATTCGGTACCAACAGGGCAGGAGGCGGCGAAGGCCGCCCCGGCTCGCTTGCGGCGGAGCCGAAGACAACGGCGGGAGAGCTGGAAGGACCTGTCCTTTGCGCTGCCGGCGCTCGGATTTCTGGCTGTGTTCCTGTATTACCCTCTGCTGAATTCTATCTATATCAGCATGACGAATTGGAACATGACGCGTCCAACGCAGAAATTCGTTGGCGCCAACAATTATGTATGGCTGTTGAACAATGAAGACTTCTATCATTCGCTCAAAGTGACCTTGCTCTACACGGTGATGGACGTCGCCGGCACGCTCGGCATCGGGCTGCTGCTTGCCCTGCTTTTCAATGTTGCGTCTTCACGTCTGTTCGGCTTCATGCGGGGCATTGTCTTCATGCCGCATTATATTTCGATGGTCGTCGCGGCGATGGTCTTCACATGGATTTACAACGGGCAGTACGGCTTGCTGAACAGTCTGTTGAATGCGTTCGGCTTCGACTCGGTCGGGTGGCTGGTCGATCCGTCCACGGCGCTGCCGGCGCTGGTCGCCGTCTCTGTCTGGAAGGGAGTCGGCTTCGCGATGATTCTGTTCATCGCGGGGATACGGGGCATCCCGATGGAGTACTATGAAGCGGCCGCCATCGATGGCGCGGACCGGGTGCGGCAGTTCTGGCATATTACGCTGCCGCTGCTGTCTCCGATGACGCTGTTCCTGCTGATTACAACGTTCATCTCGTCGATGCAGGTGTTCCAATCCATCGACATTATGACGAACGGGGGGCCGCTCAAGGCGACCAATGCGATCGTCTATTGGATTTACACGATGGCGTTCGTCGAGTTCAAGACGGGACGGGCGATGGCGCTCGTGATGGTGATGTTCGTCATTATTTTGGTGCTCGCCTTGCTGCAATGGTGGGCGAGCCGGAAGAAGGTGCATTATGAGGGATAACCGCATGGCGGGCCAACGGAACAGGAAGCTGATGCATGCCGGCCGCCTTGCGCTTGCCGTCATCGTCACCGCTCTGCTGTTCTTCCCGGTCTATTGGCTCATTGTCAGCTCGCTGAAGACGCAGCAGGAGATGCGGCTTGCGGTGCCCACCTTCTGGCCGCATACCTTCTCCTGGAGCAACTATGCCGAGGCGTTCCGGATTATTCCTTATGCGCGCTTCTTCGGCAATACGCTTCTCATGTCCGCAGGCATCGTCTTGCTCCAATTGAATGTGGCGCTGCTGGCCGCGTTCGCGTTCGCCAAAGGCAGTTTTCGCGGCAAGGAAGTCTTGTTCTTCCTCGTGCTGGCGGCCATGATCGTGCCGGATCAGGTGACGTTCGTGCCCGTCTATGTCATGATGTCGAAGCTCAACTGGCTGGACACGTTCTGGGCGTTAATCATTCCGCACGGGGCGTCCGCGTATGGAATCTTCCTGCTCCGGCAAGCATTCAAATCGGTCAACAACGATGTGCTGGAAGCGGCGCGTGTGGACGGAGGAGGGCGGCTGACGCTGCTGTACCGGATATTGCTGCCGATGACGATGCCTACCGTCGTGACCTTGGCGGTGCTGCAATTCATCAGCGCCTGGAATTCTTATTTCTGGCCGCTCATCATGACCAATTCGAATGACATGCGCGTGCTTACCGTCGGCATCAGCATGCTGCGCGATTCGATTGCCGGCGATGAAGCGATGTACTTCCATATTATTATGGCCGCCAGCGTCATGGCGATTGTGCCCATCGTCATTCTGTTCACGTTCATGCAGAAGCATATCGTCTCCGCGATGGCCAACTCCACCTTCAAATAAAGGATGGCCCCAGCCATCGGCACAAAAAAAGGGATGCCGCCAGCCTCTTCAGGCCGGTGGCATCCCTTGTCCGTGCAGGGAGGGCAATTAGAACACTTGAACGACTTCCGTAATGCCTTCCACTTCTTCTACCAATGCGCGTTCAATACCCGCTTTGAGGGTAATGGTGGAGCTTGGGCAGCTGCCGCATGCGCCCATCAGGCGCAATTTGACAATACCGTCCTCGACGTCGACCAATTCGACATCCCCGCCGTCACGCTGCAGGAACGGACGCAGTTTATCCAGCACTTCCAGCACTTCATCATACGTGCTGTTCTGTGTTTGTTCACTCATCTTTCGCCAACTCCTTTCATCCATGCTCCTTTTATTATATTATAAAGCTATTCGAAATCAAAGGCACTACATGAAAGCGGGGAAATATCTATGCGTCCGATCATTGAGTTATGCGTGAATAACGTGCATCAGGGAACGGACCAGTTGATGAAGCGGCTCGCCGCTCTTCCGGAGGTCGATGTGATCGAATACGGCTGCCTCGGCAACTGCGGAGAGTGCTTCCTGTTCCCATATGCGTATGTGAACGGGGAGATTGTGGCGGCGGAGACCGCGGAGCAATTATATGATGTGATTATGGAGCAAGTTAGGGAAATACAAGCATGGGAGCAGCCGGACGCCGATTGACGCCGCTGCTCCCATGCTTTGTATAAGGGTTATCCGAAATGCTGCTTGGACATCCACAGCACGCCGCTCTTGATGACGCGCGGAACGTAGCCGACCATCGTGCGCTTGCCGAGCAAGCCGAAGCCGGCCTTTTTGCCGAGGGAGCCGAGCACGCCTTTGAGCTTGATTTTGCCCAGATGCGGCGTCTCGTTCTTCCAGATCGCCTTGATGACATCGGCAATCTGTTCTCCCTGGGCTCCGGCCGCTTGCGCGCTCGGGGAGAACGGCAAGCTGGCGCAGTCGCCCACGACGAATACGTTCGGATAATCCGGAATCTGATGGTACGCATTCAGCAGCACGCGCCCTTGCGGATCTTTGGGCACCTGAAGCGCCTGGACGACCTCTACCGGCTGTATGCCGGCGGTCCATACCGTAGCGTGAGACAGAATCTCCTCTTCCTTGTCCTCCGTTCGGTTATAGATGACGCCCTTGTCCAGGCGGCTGACATGAACATGCGAGCGGAGCTCCACATCATGCTCCTGGAACCATTCGGACACATAGCGGGACAGCTTCTCCGGGAAGGCGGACAGCACCCGTCCGCCCCGATCCAGTATCCGGATGTTCAGATCGGGACGGCTCTCTCTCAATTCCGCCGCTGTCTCGACCCCGCTTAGTCCGCCACCGACGATGCTGACCTGCCCGTATGGCTTTACGTCGTTCAAGCGCTGATAGGTCTGTCTCGTGCTGGAGAGCGATTGAATGCTGCAGCCGAACTGCTCCGCGCCGGGGATGCCATGGAACTTGTCCGTGCAGCCCAGGCCAATCGCCAAATAATCGTATGCCATCGCATCATCATGCTCGAAATGAATGAGCCGATTGTCCAAATCGATGGCTTGGACATTGCCGTAATGAAGCTGGACGCGCGGATCGGTCGGAAAGGACACGCGAATATCGATATCCGGAACCGTCCCGGCCGCCAGCGCGTAGTACTCGGTCTTCAATCCTTGGTATGGCATGCGGTCAATCAATACAAGCTGTACGTCAGAAGGCAGATCGCCTTCTAACAACCGTTGAATAATGGCCAATCCTCCGTAACCGCCACCTAATATGACGTATCGTTTCATCCGTTCGACTTCCCCCTATGATGCCGGAATAATAGATAAAGTGCCGTCATCGACAGCGCCTACGTCGTATGGCTCCTCTCCACAAAACGGGTTGCTCGTGCACTGATGTCTGTCTATTCTATCTATTTATCTCTGTTCTTATCTCCAAAATCGAAGCTTGACCTGAAACCCCAGGCTATTCGTATACCTTCACTTCATTGTAGAAGGTGTCGCGCTCTACCGGAATCCGGCCTGCGCCCTTCACGAGCCAGATCAGTTCGTCGCGCGTCAATCCTTCCGGCGTCAGCGCGCCTGCGGCATGGCTGATCCGTTCCTTGACGAGCGTGCCGTGCACGTCGGAGGCGCCGAAGGTGAGGGCGACCTGGGTCAACTGCGTGCCGATGTTGATGAAATACGCCTTGATATGCTGAATATTGTCCAGCATGAGACGGCTGATCGCGATCGTCTTCAAGTCCTCGTACGCGGAGTTGCGCCGCTTGATGCTTGCTTTCGGACTCTTCGGCTGCATCGAGAGTGGTATGAATACCTGGAAACCGTTCGTCTCGTCCTGCAATTCACGAATACTCATCATGTGGCGCACCCGATCCTCATGCGATTCGATCGCGCCGTAGAGCATCGTGGTGTGCGTCTTCATGCCCAACTGGTGCGCCGTGCGGTGCACCTCCAGATACCGGTCGACGCCGGCCTTCTCCACGCGCATCTTCTTGCGGTATTCATCCGATAGAATCTCCGCGCCGCCCCCCGTCAGCGACTCCAGACCGGCGTCCATCAGCTGGCGCAGCACTTCTTCGATGCTCAAGCCGCTGATGCGGGTGAAGAAGTCGATTTCGGCAGCCGTATACGCTTTGAGCGTGACTTGCGGATATTTCTCCTTCAGCACGCGCAAGGAATCGACATAGTATTGGAACGGCACATGCGGGTTATGGCCGCCCACGATGTGGAATTCCCTTACACCCGGATGAATGTGCTGGTCGACATAATCGATCATTTCCTGCCCCGACAGCGTGTACGATCCTTCTTCTCCCTGATCCTTGCGGAAATTGCAGAAGGCGCAGTGCGCTTCGCAGACGTTGGTAAAATAGAGAGACATATTCTCGATGAAATATACTTTCTTCCCATTCTTGCGCAAATTCGCGAGATTCGCCAATTGACCCAAGGTCAACAAGTCGTCCGTCTCATACAAATATACACCGTCTTCCAGCGTCAAGCGTTCCCCACGCTCGACCTTGTCCACTATTTCGGCCATGCGGGTATCCGCATGACGGGCGATGACCGTTGTCATGCACAGGCCTCCTTCTCATTCATCTGCTCCTGGCCATCACTGGCATTCGGATGCGGGCACTGCATTCGGCGCTTGCGCGAACGCAGGAGCGGCGCATCGGATCCGATAGGCCGGTTACCGCCAGACGTTCGGCACGCGTCCGCCTTGCCCGGCCGAGCAGTCGTGCGCCAGCCGGTGGGCCGGCGCGGTCCATTTCCGAACAAAATAAAAACTCCTCGGCGAAATGTTGATTCCGTCGGAGGATTCAGTGAAACATATCACAGCTTCCGTAGTCACCTTCATTATACTCTTGCCTTCCAGAAGGGGCAATACATGATACGGGATAGCGGGAAACGGGAGATCGTTCTCTTGTAACGATCCGATGGGATGGGTATACTTAATACTACAAGGAGGGATTAGAATGATTACAATCAGCGATCAAGCGGTTGAGAAAATAGAGGAAATGATGGCCCAGGAGGAGAATCCGGCTTTGTTCCTGCGCATCGGCGTGCATGCCGGCGGCTGCAGCGGCTTCTCTTACGGCATGGGGCTGGACGATCAGGAGAGCGCCGATGACGTGCATATGACCTTCGGCCAGGTGAAGGTCGTCGTCGACAAAGAGAGCATCCCTTTCTTGAACGGACTCGTTATTGACTATAAGGAGTCGGGAATGTCCGGCGGCTTCACGATCGACAACCCGAACGCCATCGCCACCTGCGGCTGCGGCGCGAGCTTCCGTACCGCCCTTGCTCAGGGCAAGGCGGAGAAGTGTGACGATTGACGCCACGTCGTATTAGTACGGTTAATCACGGCCTCTCTAGCGGTAGATTCGTTACATTACCGTTACGGGAGGTTTTTGTTTGCTGATGTTCTGCCTATTTTGCGATATACCTGCATAAAAGAAATAGACCGCCCTCAGAAAAGGTTAATGGTCTATTCCTTTACTACTTTTCACAGCCACCGCCTTTGAAGCGGCTATTGCACTGGAGTCGTGTTACCGCACGGCTCCTTTTCTATTTATACGATAACATAGCGGTTTGTATACGCCACCCGTCGGGAACGTTTCCAATCGTTATGATCGTATACCATCACTATCGAACATCAACTTCACTTTCGGATACGGTATCCACAAAACGAAGCGAGTCGCTTGAAAAATGAAAAGGAAAAAGTTGCTCTTAGCCTTCCGTGGGGGCAATGCCTGCGCCTAGGGAGTTTTCTTATAAAAAACCTCCAGTTCCCGTGAAAAGGGCTGGAGGTTCTTCGCATCGTGTCGGCCCAGAATTGGGGAAGGGGAGAGCGCTATTGCCGCGCAGGCTCCTTGAGCGTCTTGCCGAG contains the following coding sequences:
- the fdrA gene encoding acyl-CoA synthetase FdrA — encoded protein: MLHTIIKKNSYQDSVNLMLLTNHISALEGVKQASIMMGTPANKDIMNNSGLYTDELEQAGANDMCIVIDAEEQSNLDDILAAVDSFLSDQSVSSASSSLESVRSWERALKENPGANLAIISVPGQYAAGEAEKALDYGLHAFIFSDNVSVEEELKLKQKAHEKGLLVMGPDCGTGILSGVPLAFANRVKAGNIGVVGASGTGIQEVTTLIDRMGGGISHAIGTGGRDLSESVGAITMLDGIRGLEHNDQTEVIVIVSKPPAKAVRDQVVRQLQGMSKPAVTLFLGEKPSAHEGNVYQAYTLEEAARIAVDLAKGADVQPLYSVPLDVPKMDLQPGQTSIQGLYAGGTLAAEAAMLIADALQLKDGLIHEDGYVLKSNGHAIVDLGDDMYTQGKPHPMIDPATRVQYIEKAAQDPATAVILFDVVLGYGSHDDMASVLAPVIERAIAKAKAEGRNLYFVGVLCGTQQDPQSYAEQKRKFEEAGVLVKESNNQAVRTVLAMMNLSLEDAPKTHRPAAAVMPEETSASAPVAALLGGKPSVINVGLQKFTQAILASGATAIQYDWRPVAGGSVKMQRVLKLLNEYRFTN
- a CDS encoding DUF1116 domain-containing protein encodes the protein MKFNTIDEANQAVIDKISGGTPFLVDAVPAHTVIPELEGKTLLHAGPPIAYQDMTGPMQGSCVGAALFEGWAKDEAEARAMLERGDIRFMPCHHVKAVGPMGGITSGNMPVFVVKNRSEGNEAYCIMNEGIGKVLRFGAYSEEVITRLRWMRDVLGPTLSRALKATEEGLNLNVMIAKAITMGDEFHQRNIAASLVFLKEISPYIVSLDMDKQEMQSVIKFLADTDQFFLNIMMAASKAVMDGARTIEAGTVVTAMCRNGRDFGIRISGMGDEWFTAPVNTPQGLFFTGYSQEDANPDIGDSAITETFGVGGMAMIAAPGVTRFVGAGGFHDALATSNEMVEISIDQNPNFTVPTWNFRGICLGIDARKVVETGITPVINTGIAHKEPGVGQIGAGTVRPPVECFEKALEAYAAKLGLL
- a CDS encoding DUF2877 domain-containing protein, with the protein product MQPSSDFCNTPQHTHCLKGEEMDAQLGALLAQRPKGRVHSIFENGINLAMGDSLIFVGTTKNGRLPFGIHMGQDSVSRLRRHVRLDDTVVAEGADTIRFLHPDGPLTLDLAQAVPFQYEIRSDRYHCFRDLFHVNEFMKTCLAWGVPTGLDVEWDRFLANEYRPDEPQYAVVRQAEQLLDGLLSGEVQAVEAPLRYFLGRGPGLTPSGDDFLVGVLAVHKLTGAFHPACVASLRHMVEREAITTDVSRAYLLHALQGRFSDKVTRVMNAMVREDMKDIENAAPLNANLEQMLQTGHSSGIDTAFGIASAIMALRR
- the arcC gene encoding carbamate kinase → MSKRVVIAFGGNAILQPHQAATYENQLANVRSSSKKIADIVEAGYEVIITHGNGPQVGLILQQNEEAKEVVPPFPLDVCSAESQGFIGYMIDQCLKNELRKRGLPQQVVSVLTQTRVSPEDEAFLHPTKPIGVFYTEEEAKRLMQDKGWNMQEDAGRGWRRVVPSPQPQSIVEADTIMKLVASGAIVIGAGGGGIPVVQAEDGTIAGVEAVIDKDRSGLKLAQEANADIFMMVTDVKNVYIHYGKPEQKALGHITTEEAKQYVREGHFSSGSMGPKMEAALAFAELGKHAIICSLDDAALALQGTTGTHIS
- a CDS encoding ABC transporter substrate-binding protein codes for the protein MDMKSWLRPLLAGALAISLTACSGGEGAGTTADVKEPPAGLKEDTTPVTIQYWHAHAEAQIEGLNAQITAFQKKYPHITVEPVYQGGYGDLHKKLQAAVAANDVPDVTNVEVASLPNFAEGGVFADLTPWIERDKVELDDFASGMLKAYAYQGKQYGFPLIVSTSVFIYNKTLLDELGVEPPQTWGEIDAFNAKVAKRDNGKTTRYAFSVPGWDTWYYDPWLINGGGRILSEDGSEAAVQTPESLRYVENFHRWLKEGVIHMGYGKGASDNMRQMFLGGEIAMVQHTSAMLKMYRENAGFEVGVSFLTGDQVRTSNIGGAGIVMMDGIKDDKKREAAWKFIQFMTSAEQNIAWAESVGYLPTRKSAIASEEGQAYFSRWPQYKAVFDHFDNVTPRLQHPAYPEFSEVYKEVIGEMILNGADPVPMMKDAAAKINDILAEHE
- a CDS encoding carbohydrate ABC transporter permease: MGMRDETFTHSVPTGQEAAKAAPARLRRSRRQRRESWKDLSFALPALGFLAVFLYYPLLNSIYISMTNWNMTRPTQKFVGANNYVWLLNNEDFYHSLKVTLLYTVMDVAGTLGIGLLLALLFNVASSRLFGFMRGIVFMPHYISMVVAAMVFTWIYNGQYGLLNSLLNAFGFDSVGWLVDPSTALPALVAVSVWKGVGFAMILFIAGIRGIPMEYYEAAAIDGADRVRQFWHITLPLLSPMTLFLLITTFISSMQVFQSIDIMTNGGPLKATNAIVYWIYTMAFVEFKTGRAMALVMVMFVIILVLALLQWWASRKKVHYEG
- a CDS encoding carbohydrate ABC transporter permease, whose protein sequence is MRDNRMAGQRNRKLMHAGRLALAVIVTALLFFPVYWLIVSSLKTQQEMRLAVPTFWPHTFSWSNYAEAFRIIPYARFFGNTLLMSAGIVLLQLNVALLAAFAFAKGSFRGKEVLFFLVLAAMIVPDQVTFVPVYVMMSKLNWLDTFWALIIPHGASAYGIFLLRQAFKSVNNDVLEAARVDGGGRLTLLYRILLPMTMPTVVTLAVLQFISAWNSYFWPLIMTNSNDMRVLTVGISMLRDSIAGDEAMYFHIIMAASVMAIVPIVILFTFMQKHIVSAMANSTFK
- a CDS encoding NifU family protein, which produces MSEQTQNSTYDEVLEVLDKLRPFLQRDGGDVELVDVEDGIVKLRLMGACGSCPSSTITLKAGIERALVEEVEGITEVVQVF
- a CDS encoding YuzB family protein, which produces MRPIIELCVNNVHQGTDQLMKRLAALPEVDVIEYGCLGNCGECFLFPYAYVNGEIVAAETAEQLYDVIMEQVREIQAWEQPDAD